A genomic window from Prunus persica cultivar Lovell chromosome G2, Prunus_persica_NCBIv2, whole genome shotgun sequence includes:
- the LOC18779706 gene encoding probable aspartyl aminopeptidase has protein sequence MAAITRLQQLQLLHHPPLTLRRSILFHKPKQLTRSRPRSFSTSPILCSNNSQNTPESSASTVGANASIVGDLLDYLNESWTHFHATAEAKRQLIAAGFHLLNENDEWDLKPGGRYFFTRNMSCLVAFSVGEKYTVGNGFHVIAAHTDSPCLKLKPRSASSKSGYLMINVQTYGSGLWHTWFDRDLSVAGRVILRGSNGSFMHKLVKVKRPLLRIPTLAIHLDRTVNKDGFKPNVETQLIPLLASKLEEASVETKEKSTTTSSKAAHHPLLMQALSDELNSNIDDIVSIELNVCDTQPSCLGGGNDEFIFSGRLDNLASSYCALRALIDSCKSPGDLSSEQAIRMVALFDNEEVGSGSIQGAGAPTMFQAMRRIISCLADKYVGENAFERAIRKSFLVSADMAHGVHPNFMDKHEEHHRPEMQKGLVIKHNANQRYATSGVTSFLFKEIGKIHNLPTQEFVVRNDMGCGSTIGPILASGAGIRTVDCGIPQLSMHSVREICGKEDIDIAYKHFKAFYQAFSSIDKKLNVDS, from the exons ATGGCAGCGATAACTCGGTTGCAGCAACTGCAACTCCTCCACCACCCTCCTCTCACCCTCAGGCGTTCCATTCTCTTTCACAAGCCCAAACAACTCACTCGCTCACGCCCTCGCAGTTTCTCCACCTCTCCAATCCTCTGCTCCAACAATTCTCAAAACACCCCcgag AGCTCGGCTTCAACGGTGGGAGCAAATGCGTCAATTGTTGGGGATCTACTCGACTACCTCAACGAGTCTTGGACTCATTTTCATGCTACgg CTGAAGCGAAAAGACAACTTATTGCTGCTGGTTTTCATTTGCTGAATGAGAATGATGAGTGGGACCTCAAGCCTGGTGGACGCTACTTCTTTACACGAAACATGTCTTGTTTGGTTGCATTTTCTGTTGGAGAGAA GTATACTGTTGGTAATGGTTTCCATGTGATTGCTGCACACACAGACAGTCCATGtctaaaattaaaaccaagaTCTGCATCATCCAAGTCTGGATACCTAATGATCAATGTGCAGACATATGGAAGTGGTTTATGGCATACTTGGTTTGATAGAGACCTAAGCGTAGCAGGCAGGGTCATATTGAGAGGCAGCAACGGTTCCTTTATGCATAAGCTTGTCAAAGTGAAGAGACCTCTGTTACGAATACCAACACTGGCCATTCACCTTGACCG CACAGTGAACAAGGATGGATTTAAACCAAATGTAGAGACTCAACTAATTCCATTACTGGCATCGAAACTAGAAGAAGCATCTGTGGagacaaaagagaaaagtacCACAACATCTTCAAAAGCGGCTCATCATCCATTGCTCATGCAG GCTCTCTCAGATGAGCTCAATTCTAACATTGACGACATAGTGAGTATTGAGCTGAATGTTTGTGATACACAACCTAGCTGCCTTGGAGGTGGAAAcgatgaatttattttttcaggaAGGTTAGATAATCTTGCCTCAAGTTATTGCGCGTTAAGGGCTCTCATTGATTCATGTAAATCACCTGGTGATTTATCAAGTGAACAGGCTATACGGATGGTTGCTTTATTTGACAATGAAGAG GTTGGTTCCGGCTCAATTCAGGGGGCTGGTGCTCCAACTATGTTTCAGGCTATGAGACGTATAATTAGTTGCTTAGCTGACAAATATGTTGGTGAAAATGCATTTGAGCGTGCAATTCGCAAATCATTTCTTG TGTCAGCAGACATGGCTCATGGTGTACAcccaaatttcatggacaagcATGAAGAACACCATCGACCAGAAATGCAAAAGGGACTCGTTATCAAGCATAATGCAAACCAGCGCTATGCTACCAGTGGAGTtacatcttttcttttcaaagaaATTGGCAAAATCCACAACCTTCCAACTCAG GAATTTGTGGTGAGAAATGATATGGGATGCGGATCTACCATAGGTCCCATACTAGCTTCAGGGGCTGGTATTCGTACTGTTGATTGTGGCATCCCTCAACTTTCTATGCACAG TGTTAGAGAGATATGTGGGAAGGAAGATATAGACATTGCTTACAAGCACTTCAAGGCATTCTACCAAGCTTTCTCAAGCATAGACAAGAAGCTGAATGTAGATTC GTAA
- the LOC18780133 gene encoding R3H domain-containing protein 2: MEGSVVEDLGAPESWEVAGLDEAMNRLMLSSNKDSKPQDLNDVSPLVSSASDASDKFSEDALNQVDQFLREALQNPRERLSILRMEQDVEKFIRDPIQQQLEFQQLPTSYLRLAAHRVAQHYSLQSMVLLDNNLPDGSGSRIIVRKTSECRLPQIRLADIPVSLPSEDGGVTKVAIKQRPQKRSQTANNANSNSAKANSSKTVEERKEEYNRARARIFNSSINMSGSSSGKSESEPRMQDTPQHVPLVMPKVEDKSSVSDLHSGRGLIESSTSSSRTARSRPEKEPVGRYKPNNRVAIFRDREIDRKDPDYDRSYDRYMQRFDPGFGFTGGPYTIQPMYTPALNYNTEFPQLGAAHRPQISTEHQPRPLPQHLPGPWVAPSVPAGIGYGHPETIITPFNANHVGARSTSGIYLHSSQYPCQRPGMPFLHPHEHIHQPFSQSHQQQPDASFGLARPR, translated from the exons ATGGAGGGCTCTGTGGTGGAGGATCTCGGAGCCCCAGAGTCATGGGAGGTCGCCGGTTTGGACGAGGCCATGAACCGCCTTATGCTTTCCTCCAACAAAGACTCCAAGCCCCAAGACCTCAACGATGTCTCGCCTTTGGTTTCCTCGGCTTCTGATGCTTCTGATAAGTTTTCCGAGGATGCCCTCAATCAAGTCGACCAATTCCTTCGCGAGGCCTTGCAAAACCCTAGAGAGCGCCTGTCAA TTTTACGGATGGAGCAAGATGTTGAGAAGTTTATCCGTGATCCTATTCAGCAGCAGCTAGAGTTTCAGCAGTTGCCCACTTCTTATTTACGATTGGCTGCACACCGTGTGGCTCAGCATTATTCACTTCAGTCAATGGTTTTATTAGATAATAATTTACCTGATGGCTCTGGTTCCAGAATTATTGTCCGTAAAACTTCTGAGTGTCGACTCCCTCAGATTCGCCTTGCAGACATACCTGTTAGTTTACCATCAGAAGATGGTGGTGTTACTAAGGTTGCAATAAAACAGAGGCCACAGAAACGGTCACAGACTGCCAACAATGCAAATTCAAATTCGGCAAAAGCAAACAGTTCCAAAACTGTTGAAGAACGGAAAGAAGAGTATAACAGGGCTCGCGCACGAATATTTAATTCAAGTATTAATATGAGTGGCAGTTCAAGTGGGAAATCAGAAAGTGAACCAAGAATGCAGGATACTCCACAACATGTTCCCTTGGTGATGCCAAAGGTGGAAGATAAGTCAAGTGTTTCTGATTTACATTCTGGTAGGGGTTTAATTGAGTCCTCAACAAGTAGCAGTAGAACAGCTAGAAGTAGGCCAGAGAAGGAGCCAGTTGGGCGGTACAAACCAAATAATAGGGTAGCTATATTTAGGGATCGTGAGATTGATCGGAAGGACCCTGATTATGACCGGAGCTATGACAG gTACATGCAAAGATTCGATCCTGGGTTTGGATTCACTGGTGGACCGTATACCATCCAGCCTATGTATACACCTGCATTGAACTACAACACCGAATTTCCTCAACTTGGTGCTGCTCATAGGCCTCAGATTTCTACTGAACATCAGCCTCGGCCTCTTCCACAACACTTACCTGGGCCTTGGGTTGCACCATCAGTCCCTGCAGGAATTGGTTATGGTCATCCAGAGACTATAATCACACCATTTAATGCGAATCATGTTGGTGCGCGATCTACATCTGGCATATATCTGCATTCATCCCAGTATCCTTGTCAGCGCCCTGGAATGCCCTTTCTCCATCCTCATGAACACATTCACCAACCTTTTTCACAG TCTCATCAACAGCAACCTGATGCAAGTTTTGGGTTAGCCCGGCCCCGGTGA
- the LOC18778581 gene encoding uncharacterized protein LOC18778581 → MHHSGRNFAVDLNAHFCSCHAWDLNEIPSLHACAAISWFHGNPKDFCDAVYKKEAYLRAYEPMIMPMTSQDQWMKINLPPFLPPKYHKQPGRPKKTRKQAFDKPKQLANPYKLPRYDIPLKCGNCGGEGHNRISCKEPRNPNIKPTRKRKVAKEKLPAFMSVKVFESGIEM, encoded by the exons ATGCACCATAGTGGCCGCAACTTTGCTGTTGATTTGAATGCCCACTTTTGTTCATGCCATGCCTGGGATTTGAATGAAATACCATCTTTGCATGCTTGTGCTGCAATAAGTTGGTTTCATGGAAATCCAAAGGACTTTTGTGATGCAGTGTACAAGAAAGAAGCTTATCTAAGAGCCTATGAACCAATGATTATGCCTATGACTAGCCAAGATCAGTGGATGAAGATTAATTTACCTCCATTCCTCCCTCCAAAATACCATAAGCAGCCTGGTAGGCCTAAGAAGACAAGAAAACAAGCTTTTGATAAACCTAAACAACTTGCTAATCCATATAAGCTTCCTAGGTATGACATCCCTTTAAAGTGTGGCAATTGCGGTGGAGAAGGGCATAATCGAATTAGTTGTAAG GAACCTAGAAATCCCAACATAAAGCCTACTAGGAAAAGGAAAGTTGCCAAGGAAAAACTTCCA